From a single Meiothermus sp. Pnk-1 genomic region:
- a CDS encoding ATP phosphoribosyltransferase regulatory subunit, whose amino-acid sequence MIPEGTRYYLPPEARLRRELAERLTALFHGWGYELVELPALELYDPRHVLAERSFKLVDKTGDVLALRSDFTSALANLVEAFPPEHLPVRYQYAGQVWLREADAELGRVREYTQFGVELVGVSSPQADAEVLELAWEALRALGFVGAKIEVGLPSLVRDLLESVGLEPSKTEALRQVIHRKNIPELASLLEAYRVGHLAPSILALPDLYGGREVLREAHRLSLSEKAKADLDWLEEVLTLLPQVPLLLDLGRARRLDYYTGINFQAYTQDFGLPLLGGGRYDGTLLPQACGFTVGLERVMEALRLPSEAGVPQVLAVDRALARQLRAQGQRVELAWTDDLAALRRYARSRGIPLIAVEGRLEEIP is encoded by the coding sequence ATGATCCCTGAGGGTACCCGCTACTACCTTCCCCCCGAGGCCCGGTTGCGGCGCGAGCTTGCCGAGCGGCTTACTGCGCTGTTCCATGGGTGGGGGTATGAGCTGGTGGAGCTTCCAGCGCTCGAGCTGTATGATCCCCGCCACGTGCTGGCCGAGCGCTCGTTTAAGCTGGTGGACAAGACCGGGGACGTGCTGGCGTTGCGCTCGGACTTCACCAGCGCCCTGGCCAACCTGGTCGAGGCCTTCCCGCCTGAACACCTCCCCGTGCGCTACCAGTACGCCGGGCAGGTCTGGTTGCGCGAGGCCGACGCCGAGCTGGGGCGGGTGCGCGAGTACACCCAGTTTGGGGTGGAGCTGGTAGGGGTCTCGAGCCCCCAGGCCGATGCGGAGGTTCTCGAGCTGGCCTGGGAGGCCCTGCGAGCCCTGGGCTTCGTGGGGGCCAAGATCGAAGTGGGGTTGCCTTCCTTGGTGCGGGATTTGCTGGAGTCTGTCGGTCTTGAGCCCTCCAAGACCGAGGCTTTGCGCCAGGTCATCCACCGCAAGAATATCCCTGAACTCGCTAGCCTGCTCGAGGCGTACCGCGTGGGCCACCTGGCGCCGTCTATTCTGGCCCTGCCCGATCTATACGGCGGGCGCGAGGTGTTGAGGGAGGCCCACAGGCTCAGCCTGAGCGAAAAGGCCAAAGCCGACCTCGATTGGCTCGAGGAGGTGCTGACCCTCCTCCCCCAGGTCCCGCTGCTTCTCGACCTGGGCCGGGCCCGGCGCCTAGACTACTACACCGGGATCAACTTCCAGGCTTACACCCAGGACTTCGGCCTGCCGCTCTTGGGCGGGGGGCGCTACGACGGAACCCTCCTGCCGCAGGCCTGTGGCTTTACCGTGGGGCTCGAGCGGGTCATGGAGGCCTTACGCTTGCCGAGCGAGGCCGGGGTGCCCCAGGTGCTGGCCGTGGACCGGGCCCTAGCCCGACAGCTCCGCGCCCAGGGGCAGCGGGTCGAGCTGGCCTGGACCGATGATCTCGCCGCACTGCGGCGCTACGCCCGCAGCCGGGGAATCCCCCTCATCGCGGTGGAGGGAAGGCTCGAGGAGATCCCGTGA
- the hisG gene encoding ATP phosphoribosyltransferase, protein MIRGRYSLVLALPKGRNFEDGYAALQKAGLELPKVQGERTMIHGREGGIAILELRNADVPLYVDLGIADAGVVGKDVLLESGRDVYEPVDLRTGVCRLSLIRHPESTGPIRRIATKYPNFTTRVMRERGWVADVLELSGNVELAAVTGLADAVVDVVQTGASIRAAGLEEVEVLAYSSARLIVNRQALKLKSELLRPLIAKLREQV, encoded by the coding sequence GTGATCCGCGGACGCTATTCCCTGGTTCTGGCCCTGCCCAAAGGGCGCAACTTTGAAGACGGCTACGCGGCTTTGCAAAAAGCTGGCCTCGAGCTTCCCAAAGTCCAAGGCGAGCGCACCATGATCCACGGGCGGGAGGGTGGGATCGCCATTTTGGAGCTGCGCAACGCCGACGTGCCGCTCTACGTAGACTTGGGCATCGCCGATGCCGGGGTGGTGGGCAAGGACGTGCTCTTGGAGTCTGGACGGGACGTGTACGAGCCGGTGGACCTGCGCACCGGGGTTTGCCGCCTCTCGCTCATCCGCCATCCCGAAAGCACCGGCCCCATCCGCCGCATCGCCACCAAATACCCCAACTTCACCACCAGGGTGATGCGCGAGCGCGGCTGGGTAGCGGACGTGCTCGAGCTCTCGGGTAATGTCGAGCTCGCTGCGGTTACCGGCCTGGCCGATGCGGTGGTGGACGTGGTGCAGACCGGGGCCTCGATCCGGGCAGCCGGGCTCGAGGAGGTCGAGGTGCTGGCCTATTCCTCGGCCCGGCTCATCGTCAACCGCCAGGCCCTAAAGCTCAAGAGCGAACTGCTGCGCCCGCTGATCGCCAAGTTGCGGGAGCAGGTTTAG
- a CDS encoding peptidylprolyl isomerase, which produces MRAATSGSASLQPSAAPQGESGMETLPYLSQTPVRQFAKPEDVLRPGLDYYAVFETTKGKFTVDLYEEQAPKTVNSFVFLALHHYFDGLVWHRVIPGFVAQSGDPTGTGTGGPGYRFGLEVTPSLNYDKEGVLGMARTFDPNSNGSQFFITYGPTPNLNQQYTIFGQVTEGMDVVKQLAPTEGVANPARGEARDKILAVKILARAK; this is translated from the coding sequence ATGAGGGCGGCCACCAGCGGTTCGGCTTCTCTCCAGCCTTCCGCCGCCCCGCAAGGAGAATCTGGAATGGAAACCTTACCTTACCTGTCCCAAACCCCCGTGCGCCAGTTCGCCAAGCCCGAGGATGTCTTGCGGCCAGGCCTGGACTACTACGCCGTGTTTGAGACCACCAAGGGCAAGTTCACCGTAGATCTTTACGAAGAGCAAGCCCCCAAGACGGTCAACTCTTTCGTCTTTCTGGCCCTCCACCACTACTTCGACGGCCTCGTCTGGCACCGGGTGATCCCCGGCTTCGTGGCCCAGAGCGGCGATCCCACCGGCACCGGGACGGGTGGACCGGGGTACCGCTTTGGCCTCGAGGTCACCCCCAGCCTCAACTACGACAAGGAGGGCGTATTGGGCATGGCCCGCACCTTCGACCCCAATTCCAACGGCAGCCAGTTCTTCATCACCTACGGCCCCACCCCCAACCTCAACCAGCAGTACACCATCTTCGGCCAGGTTACCGAGGGCATGGACGTGGTGAAGCAACTCGCCCCCACCGAAGGGGTGGCCAACCCGGCTCGGGGCGAGGCACGGGATAAGATCCTGGCGGTAAAGATCCTGGCCAGGGCTAAATGA